One Novosphingobium sp. G106 DNA segment encodes these proteins:
- a CDS encoding LysR family transcriptional regulator, translated as MELRRLRYFLQVAREGSLGQASRSLGVAQPALGRQIQLLEAELGVRLFERMARGMRLTDEGEYLREALGDPLQQLDLALKNVRSFAARVDVSFTMGLPPGIAQLLGPRIYLRLARELPNLKLRFVESDSASLAADLLRGLVDIALLAGVTPDDRVFRSEVLREELLLVGAPGSALSGRGSVAFAELENFPLILPSPPDGLPTLLEKLAARGEAKLTMAGEVDSIDLARDVVKAGAGFTFLPPLACREAVARGELVAASVTDPAVDRMILYAVQPLWRVPRSTYNEVERVIFAEWSAVVTSGAWPAEWLFDPRLLSTYAG; from the coding sequence ATGGAACTGCGCCGTCTCCGCTATTTCCTCCAGGTCGCGCGCGAGGGCTCGCTGGGACAGGCCTCGCGCAGCCTCGGCGTCGCCCAGCCGGCGCTCGGGCGGCAGATCCAGCTGCTCGAAGCCGAGCTCGGGGTGAGGCTGTTCGAGCGCATGGCACGCGGCATGCGGCTGACCGACGAGGGCGAATATCTGCGCGAGGCGCTGGGCGATCCACTGCAGCAGCTCGATCTCGCGCTGAAGAACGTGCGCTCCTTCGCGGCGCGCGTCGACGTGTCCTTCACCATGGGCCTGCCGCCGGGCATCGCGCAGCTGCTCGGTCCGCGCATCTATCTGCGGCTGGCGCGCGAACTGCCCAATCTGAAGCTGCGCTTCGTCGAGAGCGATTCGGCGAGCCTGGCGGCCGACCTGCTGCGTGGCCTGGTGGACATAGCGCTTCTCGCCGGGGTCACACCCGACGACCGCGTGTTCCGCAGCGAAGTTCTGCGCGAGGAACTGCTGCTCGTCGGCGCGCCCGGTTCGGCGCTGAGCGGGCGCGGCAGCGTGGCCTTTGCCGAGCTCGAGAATTTCCCCCTGATCCTGCCAAGCCCGCCCGATGGCTTGCCGACCCTGCTCGAAAAGCTGGCAGCGCGGGGCGAAGCGAAGCTGACTATGGCCGGCGAGGTCGATTCGATCGATCTCGCCCGGGACGTGGTCAAGGCCGGCGCCGGTTTCACCTTCCTGCCGCCGCTGGCCTGCCGCGAGGCGGTGGCGCGAGGCGAACTCGTCGCCGCATCCGTAACCGATCCCGCGGTCGACCGCATGATCCTCTACGCGGTGCAGCCGCTCTGGCGCGTGCCGCGCAGCACCTACAACGAGGTCGAGCGCGTCATCTTCGCGGAATGGTCGGCCGTAGTGACAAGCGGCGCCTGGCCGGCCGAGTGGCTGTTCGATCCGCGCCTGCTCTCGACCTATGCCGGCTGA
- the nadB gene encoding L-aspartate oxidase: protein MIHDVIIVGSGAAGLTAALGLAEKLKVLVLAKGSLTGGSTAWAQGGIAAVLDAGDTFEEHIRDTMIAGAGLNRQETVEFVIERAPHAIDRLVELGVPFNMDGNSLHLTREGGHSHRRIVHVDDATGWAVQSALLKAAEDHPNITLLPGQSCIDLITGKHELRYSGSGRVWGVYALDEATGKVEPHTARATIMATGGAGRVYQFSTAPRGATGDGIAMAWRAGARVSNMEMMQFHPTCLYNLEVKNFLITEAVRGEGGRLINPRSGKRFMEFYDAERLELAPRDIVARAIDAEIKRFGLDYVHLDISHQPADFVKGHFPTIYEKLMGIGIDMTKQPIPVVPAQHYTCGGIVIDLNGQTDLPGLYAAGECTESGLHGANRLASNSLLECFVFGEAAAAHILDCWDAFDPPPPVQAWDESRVTNSDEEVIIKQNWTEIRRFMWNYVGIVRTTKRLERAQHRIQMLTGEVEDYYGHFRVSTDLIELRNLLQTAELIVRSALKRKESRGLHYTLDYPKTLPEARDTVLVP from the coding sequence ATGATCCACGACGTCATCATCGTCGGCTCGGGCGCCGCTGGCCTCACCGCCGCCCTCGGCCTCGCCGAGAAACTCAAGGTCCTCGTGCTGGCCAAGGGCTCGCTGACCGGCGGGTCGACCGCCTGGGCCCAAGGCGGCATCGCCGCCGTGCTCGATGCGGGCGACACTTTCGAGGAGCATATCCGCGATACGATGATCGCCGGGGCCGGGCTCAACCGGCAGGAAACCGTCGAATTCGTCATTGAACGCGCGCCGCATGCGATCGACCGGCTGGTCGAGCTCGGCGTGCCGTTCAACATGGACGGCAACAGCCTGCACCTCACGCGCGAGGGTGGTCATTCGCACCGCCGCATCGTCCATGTCGACGACGCGACGGGCTGGGCCGTGCAGTCGGCGCTGCTCAAGGCGGCCGAGGATCATCCCAACATCACGCTGCTGCCGGGGCAGTCCTGCATCGACCTGATCACCGGCAAGCACGAGCTGCGCTATTCGGGCTCGGGCAGGGTCTGGGGCGTCTACGCGCTCGACGAGGCGACGGGCAAGGTCGAGCCGCATACCGCGCGCGCGACGATCATGGCGACAGGCGGCGCAGGGCGCGTCTACCAGTTCAGCACCGCCCCGCGCGGCGCCACCGGCGACGGCATCGCCATGGCCTGGCGCGCGGGCGCGCGCGTCTCCAACATGGAGATGATGCAGTTCCACCCGACCTGTCTCTACAACCTCGAGGTCAAGAACTTCCTGATCACCGAGGCGGTGCGCGGCGAGGGCGGGCGGCTGATCAACCCGCGCAGCGGCAAGCGCTTCATGGAATTCTATGACGCCGAGCGGCTCGAGCTGGCGCCGCGCGACATCGTCGCGCGCGCGATCGACGCCGAGATCAAGCGCTTCGGGCTCGACTACGTCCATCTCGACATCAGCCACCAGCCCGCGGACTTCGTGAAGGGCCATTTCCCGACGATCTACGAGAAGCTGATGGGCATCGGCATCGACATGACCAAGCAGCCGATCCCGGTGGTCCCCGCGCAGCACTACACCTGCGGCGGTATCGTGATCGACCTTAACGGGCAGACCGACCTGCCGGGGCTCTATGCCGCGGGCGAGTGCACCGAAAGCGGCCTTCACGGGGCCAACCGCCTGGCATCCAACTCGCTGCTCGAATGCTTCGTCTTCGGCGAGGCCGCGGCGGCGCATATCCTCGACTGCTGGGATGCCTTCGATCCGCCGCCGCCGGTTCAGGCCTGGGACGAAAGCCGCGTCACCAACTCCGACGAGGAGGTGATCATCAAGCAGAACTGGACCGAGATCCGCCGCTTCATGTGGAACTACGTCGGCATCGTCCGCACGACCAAGCGGCTCGAACGCGCGCAGCACCGGATCCAGATGCTGACCGGCGAGGTCGAGGACTACTACGGCCACTTCCGCGTCAGCACCGACCTGATCGAGCTGCGCAACCTGCTGCAGACCGCCGAGCTGATCGTCCGCTCGGCGCTGAAGCGCAAGGAAAGCCGCGGGCTGCACTATACGCTCGACTATCCCAAGACGCTGCCCGAGGCGCGCGATACGGTGCTCGTGCCGTGA
- a CDS encoding SDR family NAD(P)-dependent oxidoreductase has translation MRLEGRTALVTGSSQGIGKAIALRLAADGAKVIVHARSAEKAEPVVELIRSQGGTADVVLGDLVEGDTATRVVQDAAAVHGDLDIMVLNAGGGSSGLATNLSIETIDRTLAFNLRATILAVSEYARITQSPHGRIVFISSGMATYGAPGVSVGAAAKAGSEAFVRSAGQELGARGITCNSVAPGCTRTEMIAGQTWPDAVPPWTALGRLGEPDDIADVVAFLASDEARWLTGLTLAANGGLVTTAANILARSR, from the coding sequence ATGCGGCTGGAAGGAAGAACCGCGCTCGTCACCGGATCGTCGCAGGGCATCGGCAAGGCCATCGCACTGCGCCTCGCCGCCGACGGCGCCAAGGTCATCGTCCACGCCCGCAGCGCCGAGAAGGCCGAACCCGTGGTTGAGCTGATCCGTAGCCAGGGCGGCACGGCCGATGTCGTGCTGGGCGATCTGGTCGAAGGCGATACCGCAACGCGCGTGGTTCAGGACGCCGCCGCGGTCCACGGCGATCTCGACATCATGGTCCTGAACGCCGGCGGCGGCAGTTCGGGGCTTGCGACCAATCTCTCGATCGAGACGATCGACCGCACCCTGGCTTTCAATCTGCGTGCGACGATCCTGGCCGTCTCCGAATATGCGCGGATCACGCAGAGCCCGCACGGGCGGATCGTCTTCATCTCCTCGGGCATGGCGACCTATGGCGCGCCCGGCGTTTCGGTCGGTGCCGCGGCCAAGGCGGGATCGGAAGCGTTCGTGCGCTCCGCCGGACAGGAACTCGGCGCGCGCGGGATCACCTGCAATTCGGTCGCCCCGGGCTGCACGCGGACCGAGATGATCGCCGGGCAGACCTGGCCAGATGCTGTCCCGCCCTGGACCGCGCTCGGCCGGCTGGGCGAGCCCGACGACATCGCCGACGTCGTAGCCTTCCTCGCCAGCGACGAAGCGCGCTGGCTGACCGGGCTGACGCTCGCGGCCAACGGCGGTCTCGTCACCACTGCCGCCAATATCCTTGCGCGGTCGCGCTAG
- a CDS encoding SRPBCC domain-containing protein yields MSEEHRVDRAWRVIEAPVSAVYDALVDGSKVSHWLPPEGATGTLEAFDPRPGGAFRMTLRFSSGTGGKTTRDTDTVSGRFVDLEPEEFVIQDFDFVSDDPSFAGTMRMTWGLTWCAEGTEVSIVAENVPSGISKEDHAQGLASSLANLAAFVEN; encoded by the coding sequence GTGAGCGAAGAGCACCGCGTCGACCGCGCCTGGCGCGTGATCGAGGCGCCGGTCTCGGCAGTCTACGATGCGCTGGTTGACGGCAGCAAGGTGTCGCATTGGCTGCCGCCCGAGGGCGCCACGGGCACGCTGGAGGCCTTCGATCCGCGCCCCGGCGGCGCCTTTCGCATGACCTTGCGTTTTTCCTCGGGAACCGGCGGAAAGACCACTCGCGACACCGATACCGTTAGCGGCCGCTTCGTTGATCTCGAGCCCGAAGAGTTCGTCATCCAGGATTTCGATTTCGTCTCGGACGATCCGTCTTTCGCCGGCACCATGCGGATGACCTGGGGTCTGACCTGGTGCGCCGAAGGGACCGAGGTCTCGATCGTTGCCGAGAACGTACCCTCCGGCATAAGCAAGGAGGACCACGCGCAGGGTCTGGCCTCGTCGCTTGCCAACCTGGCGGCCTTTGTCGAGAATTGA
- a CDS encoding GlsB/YeaQ/YmgE family stress response membrane protein: MFNIIGAIISGLIIGALARFFYPGAVEMGWIMTILLGVGGSLLAGLVTSRGDPEFNRAGCLASIIGAMVLIFIGRHLGWHF; encoded by the coding sequence ATGTTCAACATCATCGGCGCCATCATCAGCGGCCTTATCATCGGCGCGCTCGCCCGGTTCTTCTATCCGGGCGCGGTCGAGATGGGATGGATCATGACCATCCTGCTCGGCGTCGGCGGCTCGCTGCTTGCGGGGCTAGTCACCAGCCGCGGCGATCCCGAGTTCAACCGCGCTGGCTGCCTCGCCTCGATCATCGGCGCGATGGTGCTGATCTTCATCGGCCGGCACCTGGGCTGGCATTTCTAG
- a CDS encoding Rieske 2Fe-2S domain-containing protein: MATSAEYRLGDYAFPRGWFAVANGSEAGRKPTALRYFGQDLVMYRGESGRVVVLDAYCPHMGTHLASGPSTATSRSDTHMEGDNIRCPFHAWRFGPDGVCNHIPYHDGPIPPAARLKSWPVVEKYGIVFVWHDPEAQEPDYPVIEFAEWDDPQWVRWDGLQHLCDLNHPIEIFDNMSDVAHLGHLHGGDAVAYENEYTGHLMHQRQRSAVEPIPGVFDATYSTHAGYVGPGTAFGRFIELEAIQLICVTPIEDGTCRLWQVGAVKSRSEGGVVDDAARAMREQISAMFGNGLMTDAEVWKFKRPATQIMQLPGDGPFRQSRVWYSQFYNPRANADEIVARVAGVHYSKNWPPFTAEAAE; the protein is encoded by the coding sequence ATGGCGACTTCGGCGGAATATCGTCTGGGCGACTATGCCTTCCCGCGCGGCTGGTTTGCCGTGGCGAACGGCAGCGAGGCCGGGCGCAAGCCGACGGCGCTGCGCTACTTCGGCCAGGACCTGGTGATGTACCGCGGTGAGAGCGGGCGTGTCGTGGTGCTCGATGCCTATTGCCCGCACATGGGCACGCACCTCGCCAGCGGGCCCAGCACGGCAACCAGCCGCTCGGACACCCACATGGAAGGCGACAATATCCGCTGTCCGTTCCACGCCTGGCGCTTCGGGCCCGACGGCGTCTGCAACCACATCCCCTACCACGACGGCCCGATCCCCCCTGCCGCCCGGCTGAAATCATGGCCGGTCGTCGAGAAGTACGGCATCGTTTTCGTCTGGCACGATCCCGAGGCTCAGGAGCCTGACTATCCGGTGATCGAATTCGCCGAATGGGACGATCCGCAATGGGTGCGCTGGGACGGGCTGCAGCATCTCTGCGATCTCAACCACCCGATCGAGATCTTCGACAACATGTCCGACGTCGCGCACCTCGGCCACCTGCACGGCGGCGATGCCGTCGCCTACGAGAACGAGTACACAGGCCACCTGATGCACCAGCGCCAGCGCTCGGCGGTCGAGCCCATTCCCGGCGTGTTCGACGCGACCTATTCGACCCACGCCGGCTATGTCGGCCCCGGCACCGCCTTCGGCCGTTTCATCGAGCTCGAGGCGATCCAGCTGATCTGCGTGACCCCGATCGAGGACGGCACCTGCCGGCTCTGGCAGGTCGGCGCGGTCAAGTCGCGCAGCGAGGGCGGGGTGGTCGACGATGCCGCGCGGGCGATGCGCGAGCAGATCAGCGCGATGTTCGGCAACGGGCTCATGACCGATGCCGAGGTCTGGAAGTTTAAGCGCCCGGCGACCCAGATCATGCAGCTCCCCGGCGATGGCCCGTTCCGCCAGTCGCGCGTCTGGTACAGCCAGTTCTATAATCCGCGCGCCAATGCCGACGAGATCGTCGCGCGCGTCGCCGGCGTGCACTATTCGAAGAACTGGCCGCCCTTCACCGCGGAGGCGGCCGAGTAA
- a CDS encoding glycosyltransferase family 2 protein, which yields MLDLSRASLDCSLLFLAILSFVTAVLTARILPAPHRIDRPASEEPYELLGALAASVAIPAVLSARLVDLAPVLVLVLSVAAVLCYFVPRLSLPGVLSLSAQGVALLVAPIWGVLFVVEAGLPGWLESGALAAIALGMVASAVGLLASFAREAVLTHEAWRLPTRAPAAPQLSRRSKVSLHLCCYAEPPEVVKATMDCLAALDYSDFEVLVCDNNTKDERLWRPLEAHCAVLNRRLGREVFRFFHVAPLAGAKAGALNFLLKRMAPDAEIVGVIDADYQSRKDFLARLVPFFADPELGYIQTPHDYRAYDHSAYLTACHWEYMPTNKVDYPGVSEYGGAFTIGTMCLLRAEALRRAGGWAEWCLTEDSEVSVRIRAAGYRGLYFGETFGAGLIPETFDDYRKQRFRWTAGPVQQLRRHWRLFLPAPLAPRLPGWSKLLEVTRCMTPLLSLAGLAFGALATVGAALVVASGHAAAIDVPDIAWLLLPVGFATWIVRTVHRYRLSGCTDPRDMLRGEIARASLDYVVLTAGVAGLSKRPLAWRRTPKFAVRSAGETPFAVARSETVAGSVCLTLALLAGLGASRLGGEFALFTGLGLITMALRFFCAPLMVALGIGHVERMAATLAPEPQPLAA from the coding sequence TTGCTGGATTTATCTAGAGCTTCGCTCGACTGCTCGCTGCTGTTCCTGGCTATCCTCTCTTTCGTAACCGCCGTCCTCACTGCCCGGATCCTGCCCGCGCCGCACCGGATCGACAGGCCTGCGTCGGAGGAACCCTACGAACTGCTCGGTGCGCTCGCCGCCTCGGTGGCGATCCCCGCTGTGCTTTCGGCGCGCCTGGTCGATCTGGCGCCCGTGCTGGTACTCGTGCTGAGCGTGGCAGCGGTTCTCTGCTACTTCGTCCCGCGGCTCAGCCTGCCCGGCGTGCTGTCGCTCTCGGCGCAGGGTGTTGCGCTGCTGGTCGCGCCGATCTGGGGCGTGCTGTTCGTGGTCGAGGCAGGGCTCCCTGGCTGGCTCGAGTCCGGTGCCCTGGCGGCGATCGCACTCGGCATGGTCGCCAGCGCGGTCGGGCTGTTGGCGAGCTTCGCCCGCGAGGCCGTGCTGACGCACGAAGCCTGGCGCCTGCCGACCCGCGCGCCCGCGGCGCCCCAACTGTCGCGCCGCTCCAAGGTCTCGCTGCACCTGTGCTGTTATGCCGAGCCGCCCGAAGTGGTGAAGGCGACGATGGATTGCCTGGCCGCGCTCGACTACTCCGATTTCGAAGTCCTGGTCTGCGACAACAACACCAAGGACGAAAGGCTGTGGCGCCCGCTCGAAGCGCATTGCGCGGTGCTCAATCGCCGGCTGGGGCGTGAGGTGTTCCGCTTCTTCCATGTCGCGCCGCTGGCCGGCGCCAAGGCCGGTGCGCTGAATTTCTTACTGAAACGGATGGCTCCCGACGCTGAGATCGTCGGTGTCATCGATGCCGACTACCAATCGCGCAAAGACTTCCTGGCGCGGCTGGTGCCGTTCTTCGCCGATCCCGAACTCGGTTACATCCAGACCCCGCACGATTACCGCGCCTATGACCACAGCGCGTATCTGACCGCCTGCCACTGGGAATATATGCCGACCAACAAGGTCGATTACCCGGGCGTCAGCGAATATGGCGGCGCCTTCACCATCGGTACCATGTGCCTGCTGCGCGCCGAGGCCCTGCGCCGCGCCGGCGGCTGGGCCGAATGGTGCCTGACCGAGGATTCCGAAGTGTCGGTGCGAATCCGCGCCGCCGGCTACCGCGGGCTCTATTTCGGCGAGACCTTCGGTGCGGGCCTGATCCCCGAGACCTTCGACGACTACCGCAAGCAGCGCTTCCGCTGGACCGCGGGCCCGGTGCAGCAGCTGCGCCGCCATTGGCGGCTGTTCCTGCCAGCGCCGCTCGCACCGCGGCTGCCTGGTTGGAGCAAGCTACTCGAAGTCACGCGCTGCATGACGCCGCTGCTCAGCCTCGCCGGGCTCGCGTTCGGCGCGCTTGCCACGGTCGGCGCGGCGCTGGTCGTCGCGAGCGGCCATGCCGCGGCGATCGATGTGCCCGACATCGCTTGGCTGCTGCTGCCCGTCGGCTTCGCCACCTGGATCGTGCGCACCGTCCACCGCTACCGGCTGTCGGGCTGCACCGACCCGCGCGACATGCTGCGCGGCGAGATCGCCCGCGCGTCGCTCGACTATGTCGTGCTGACGGCCGGTGTTGCCGGGCTGTCCAAGCGCCCGCTGGCCTGGCGGCGGACACCAAAGTTCGCCGTGCGCTCTGCCGGAGAGACCCCGTTTGCCGTTGCCCGGTCGGAAACCGTCGCCGGCTCCGTCTGCCTCACGCTGGCGTTGCTCGCCGGCCTGGGGGCTTCGCGCCTGGGCGGGGAGTTCGCGCTGTTCACGGGGCTGGGCCTGATCACCATGGCGCTGCGCTTCTTCTGCGCGCCGCTGATGGTCGCATTGGGCATCGGCCATGTCGAGCGCATGGCCGCTACACTAGCGCCCGAGCCGCAGCCGTTGGCAGCTTAG
- a CDS encoding SDR family oxidoreductase, whose protein sequence is MRLAGRIALVTGSSRGIGAGIARRLAVDGAKVVLHASRSRELVDRVAAEIRAGGGTADIVLGDLAEGDIAAQVVRDAFAVHGALDILVCNAGAPASGPVTGLEPAAIDAHLALNLRSVILQVIEYARLTTSDQGRVVLISSGSAAVPVGNAALYSAAKAAADGFIRSVAHELGERGITCNSVQPGLTLTRELDPAISDKVARWNALRRPGQVEDIADVVAFLASDDSRWLTGLTLPANGGQVTSATTIIAKG, encoded by the coding sequence GTGAGACTCGCAGGACGGATAGCGCTGGTGACGGGCTCGTCACGCGGCATCGGCGCGGGAATCGCCCGTCGGCTCGCTGTTGATGGCGCGAAAGTGGTGCTCCATGCCAGCCGCAGTCGTGAACTGGTCGATCGGGTCGCGGCTGAGATTCGCGCAGGAGGCGGGACGGCCGACATCGTGCTCGGCGATCTCGCCGAGGGCGACATCGCGGCGCAGGTCGTGCGCGATGCCTTTGCGGTCCACGGCGCACTCGATATCCTCGTCTGCAATGCCGGCGCCCCCGCATCTGGGCCGGTCACGGGGCTCGAACCCGCCGCCATCGACGCGCATCTGGCACTCAACCTTCGCTCCGTCATCCTGCAGGTGATCGAATACGCCCGGCTGACTACGAGCGACCAGGGCCGCGTCGTGCTGATCTCCTCGGGCTCGGCGGCGGTGCCGGTGGGCAATGCCGCGCTCTATTCGGCGGCCAAGGCCGCGGCGGACGGCTTCATCCGTTCGGTGGCGCACGAATTGGGCGAGCGCGGCATCACCTGCAATTCGGTGCAGCCGGGGCTCACGCTGACCCGCGAGCTTGACCCCGCGATCAGCGACAAGGTCGCACGGTGGAACGCGCTGCGCCGTCCCGGCCAGGTCGAGGACATCGCCGACGTCGTCGCCTTCCTCGCCTCGGACGATTCGCGCTGGCTCACCGGCCTGACCCTGCCGGCCAACGGCGGCCAGGTCACTTCCGCCACCACGATCATCGCGAAGGGATAG
- a CDS encoding aldo/keto reductase codes for MDYRELGRSGLRVSAYGLGVMTFGGQTPEDDALRQMDMAWDAGITLFDTAENYPTPTGPETQGRSEEILGRWVRARGLKGRAVIATKVAGPGNAAGDMTHIRGAQRKLDAANIRQACEDSLRRLGTDCIDLYQLHWPERAVTTLGRSRYSLVPDAPDQVVLGETLAALASLIADGKVRAIGVCNESPWGVMSYLSLSEAGLPRLASVQNGYSLLDRYYELGLAEVGMREGVGLLAYSPLARGTLTGKYSDPNKLAAMPAGFAARMLSENRRHAIAAYAEIARRHGLSLTHMALAFARQQPFMGSVLMAASSVEQLGGNLGAIDVSLAKDIVQEINAVHDANPNPK; via the coding sequence ATGGATTACCGCGAGCTGGGGCGCAGCGGTCTCAGGGTGAGCGCCTACGGCCTCGGCGTGATGACATTCGGCGGGCAAACGCCCGAGGACGACGCGCTGCGTCAGATGGACATGGCCTGGGACGCCGGCATCACCCTGTTCGACACGGCGGAGAACTATCCGACCCCGACCGGGCCCGAGACGCAGGGCCGCTCGGAGGAGATCCTCGGCCGCTGGGTGAGGGCGCGGGGGCTAAAGGGCAGGGCGGTGATCGCCACCAAGGTTGCCGGGCCCGGCAATGCCGCGGGCGACATGACCCATATCCGCGGGGCGCAGCGCAAGCTCGACGCCGCGAACATCCGCCAGGCCTGCGAGGACAGTCTGCGCCGGCTGGGTACGGACTGTATCGACCTTTACCAGCTCCACTGGCCCGAGCGCGCGGTGACGACGCTGGGTCGGTCACGCTATTCGCTCGTGCCCGATGCGCCGGATCAGGTCGTGCTCGGGGAAACATTGGCCGCGCTTGCGTCGCTGATTGCCGACGGGAAGGTTCGCGCCATCGGTGTCTGCAATGAATCGCCTTGGGGCGTGATGTCTTACCTGTCGTTGTCGGAGGCCGGCCTGCCGCGCCTCGCCTCTGTGCAGAACGGCTACAGCCTGCTCGACCGCTACTACGAGCTCGGGCTGGCCGAGGTCGGCATGCGCGAGGGGGTGGGCCTGCTCGCCTATTCGCCGCTCGCGCGCGGAACGCTGACGGGCAAGTATTCCGATCCCAACAAGCTTGCCGCGATGCCCGCCGGTTTCGCCGCGCGTATGCTGTCCGAAAACCGCCGCCACGCCATCGCTGCCTATGCCGAGATCGCGCGCCGGCACGGGCTCAGCCTCACCCACATGGCACTCGCGTTCGCGCGCCAGCAGCCTTTCATGGGCAGCGTGCTGATGGCGGCGAGTTCGGTGGAGCAGCTAGGCGGCAATCTCGGCGCGATCGACGTTTCGCTGGCCAAGGATATCGTGCAGGAAATCAATGCGGTGCACGACGCAAACCCCAATCCGAAGTAG
- a CDS encoding nuclear transport factor 2 family protein, producing MDAEAAAIAREMKDRYEIYDCIMRYCSGIDRLDRELLLSAYHPDALDDHGSTYIGDVQGFADAALALHSTYQEFTQHQITNHRCDLDGDVAHCESYYLFRCVNKAPPWYNVSSGRYIDRMEKRDGRWGIAERICLVEARDEIWGPDGNAGNDAYVPSRRDRSDPSYQRPLRIDRNRIKT from the coding sequence ATGGACGCCGAAGCCGCCGCGATCGCGCGCGAGATGAAGGACCGCTACGAGATCTACGACTGCATCATGCGCTACTGCAGTGGGATCGACCGGCTGGACCGCGAGCTGCTGCTGTCGGCCTATCACCCCGATGCGCTGGACGATCACGGCAGTACCTATATCGGCGACGTCCAGGGGTTCGCCGATGCCGCGCTGGCGCTGCATTCGACCTACCAGGAATTCACCCAGCACCAGATCACCAACCACCGCTGCGACCTCGACGGCGATGTCGCGCATTGCGAGTCCTATTACCTGTTCCGCTGCGTCAACAAGGCACCGCCCTGGTACAATGTCTCGAGCGGGCGCTACATCGACCGGATGGAGAAGCGCGACGGCCGCTGGGGCATTGCCGAGCGGATCTGTCTGGTCGAGGCGCGCGACGAGATCTGGGGGCCTGACGGCAATGCCGGCAACGATGCCTATGTCCCGTCCAGGCGCGACCGCAGCGATCCGTCCTACCAGCGCCCACTGAGGATCGACCGGAACCGGATCAAGACCTGA
- a CDS encoding zinc-binding dehydrogenase has product MPNATYRGAIFRGPGSVDVIDLPYPTCGDDDVIVRNLMAGVCGSDVSAYKHGGDDHMIWQDHEFGHEAVSEIVEMGRNVKGLSLGDHVFVNQGKALRDMKRMATVGSFSEYIRIPQCEVGESVLMIDNDIPVKSAVLVEPFVIGTRGALNLDPGPDKTAIVFGAGIIGLSAAIMLKWFGCPKVMIVDISDFRLANAASFGLVTCNPAKEDLRARAFAEFGSQQTFFGERCQAQLYLDAIGMKVAIDNFAMLAGRGASLAVVGVHHEPVAMDLMAVCYSNWKIKGCGETAIEEALPHILAMMKSGRFDLSALVTHEYRVEQIAEALVMGANAGEAQKVCIAF; this is encoded by the coding sequence ATGCCGAATGCCACCTATCGCGGCGCAATTTTCCGGGGACCGGGCTCTGTCGACGTCATCGACCTGCCTTACCCGACTTGCGGCGACGACGATGTCATCGTCCGCAACCTGATGGCCGGCGTCTGCGGCTCGGACGTGTCCGCCTACAAGCACGGCGGTGACGACCACATGATCTGGCAGGATCACGAGTTCGGTCACGAAGCCGTCAGCGAGATCGTCGAGATGGGTCGCAACGTGAAAGGCCTGAGCCTCGGCGATCATGTCTTCGTCAACCAGGGCAAGGCGCTGCGCGACATGAAGCGCATGGCCACGGTCGGCTCCTTCTCCGAATATATCCGGATTCCGCAGTGCGAGGTCGGCGAAAGCGTGCTGATGATCGACAACGACATCCCGGTGAAATCGGCGGTGCTGGTCGAGCCTTTCGTCATCGGCACGCGCGGCGCGCTCAACCTCGATCCGGGGCCGGACAAGACCGCGATCGTCTTCGGCGCCGGGATCATCGGGCTATCGGCGGCGATCATGCTCAAATGGTTCGGCTGCCCCAAGGTGATGATCGTCGACATCTCCGACTTCCGCCTGGCCAATGCCGCCAGCTTCGGCCTCGTCACCTGCAACCCGGCCAAGGAAGACCTCAGGGCGCGCGCCTTCGCCGAATTCGGCAGCCAGCAGACCTTCTTCGGCGAGCGCTGTCAGGCGCAGCTCTATCTCGATGCCATCGGCATGAAAGTGGCGATCGACAACTTCGCCATGCTCGCCGGGCGCGGCGCATCGCTCGCGGTCGTCGGCGTGCACCACGAGCCCGTGGCCATGGACCTGATGGCGGTCTGCTACAGCAACTGGAAGATCAAGGGCTGCGGCGAGACTGCGATCGAGGAAGCGCTGCCGCATATCCTGGCGATGATGAAGTCGGGCCGCTTCGACCTTTCGGCGCTGGTCACCCACGAATACCGAGTCGAACAGATCGCCGAAGCGCTCGTCATGGGCGCCAATGCTGGCGAGGCGCAAAAGGTTTGCATTGCATTCTGA